In one window of Tellurirhabdus rosea DNA:
- a CDS encoding alpha/beta hydrolase: MKILSFTVALLATALFASDGMSQSKPETIELWPAGKIPYAIANSAVQEKADPGNDGIARISNVTVPTLAVYLPPKEKATGVGVMVCPGGGYRILAIGHEGEDIARWLNEQGIAAFVLKYRLPDDRTSSQKNLVPLSDAMRGMQLIRQNAQKWGLKANKVGVMGFSAGGHLASTLSTHFDKPNEGAGVQPDVARPDFSILMYPVISFGQFAHSGSRESLIGKNASQEQIDLYSNEKQVTAKTPPTFLVHALDDKAVPVENSIQYYLALKAAGVPAEMHLYPTGGHGFALRTQGKGTLEGWPEALKGWLKGMSK, from the coding sequence ATGAAAATTTTGTCTTTTACCGTGGCGTTGCTGGCAACTGCCTTGTTTGCTTCTGACGGAATGTCCCAATCCAAACCCGAAACGATAGAACTCTGGCCCGCCGGAAAAATTCCGTATGCCATCGCCAATAGTGCCGTTCAGGAAAAGGCCGATCCCGGCAACGACGGCATCGCCCGCATCAGCAACGTCACGGTGCCGACGCTGGCCGTTTATTTACCGCCGAAAGAAAAAGCGACCGGAGTCGGCGTGATGGTGTGCCCCGGCGGCGGCTACCGGATTCTGGCCATCGGCCACGAAGGCGAAGACATCGCCCGCTGGCTGAACGAACAGGGCATCGCCGCTTTCGTGCTGAAATACCGCCTGCCCGACGACCGCACCTCCAGCCAGAAGAATCTGGTCCCGCTGAGCGACGCCATGCGGGGCATGCAGCTGATCCGGCAGAATGCGCAGAAATGGGGTTTAAAGGCCAATAAAGTCGGCGTGATGGGCTTTTCGGCGGGCGGGCACCTCGCCTCTACGCTGTCAACGCATTTTGACAAGCCCAACGAAGGGGCGGGAGTGCAGCCGGACGTGGCCCGCCCGGATTTCTCCATCCTGATGTACCCGGTGATTTCGTTCGGCCAGTTTGCGCACTCCGGTTCGCGGGAAAGCCTGATCGGCAAAAATGCATCGCAGGAACAGATTGATCTGTATTCCAACGAGAAACAGGTGACGGCCAAAACGCCGCCGACCTTTCTGGTGCACGCGCTGGACGACAAAGCGGTGCCGGTCGAAAACAGCATTCAGTATTACCTCGCCCTGAAGGCCGCGGGAGTACCGGCCGAAATGCACCTGTACCCGACCGGCGGCCACGGATTCGCGCTCCGGACGCAGGGCAAAGGCACGCTAGAAGGCTGGCCCGAAGCCCTGAAAGGCTGGCTGAAAGGCATGAGCAAATGA
- a CDS encoding Gfo/Idh/MocA family protein, whose protein sequence is MKTSSDTRRSFLKESVSTAAGLLLLPALPGEGFAAPAILPTGTVAGAQRPGAARLRFSVIGLNHGHIYGQVEAVTRGGGELVSFYAKEPDLSAAFQKRYPNAKLARSEQEILEDSSIKLILSAAIPDERAPLGVRVMKAGKDYMVDKPGITSLDQLAEVRRVQKQTGRIYSIMYSERLENKATVKAGELVKAGAIGKVIQTIGLGPHRMTPKSRPEWFFDKQRFGGIICDIGSHQFDQFLYFTGSTKADIVASQVGNVHHPQYPKFEDFGDVMLRGNGGTGYIRVDWFTPDGLKTWGDGRLTILGTDGFMELRKYIDPAGREGGSHLFVTDHKETRYIDCKDVVMPYGEQLVNDVLNRTETAMSQEHCFLATELALKAQKQAQMLSLKV, encoded by the coding sequence ATGAAAACCTCATCTGATACCCGTCGCAGTTTCCTGAAAGAATCCGTCAGCACGGCGGCTGGCCTGTTGCTGCTTCCCGCTTTGCCCGGTGAAGGCTTCGCGGCCCCGGCCATTTTACCCACCGGAACGGTCGCCGGTGCCCAGCGGCCCGGTGCGGCCCGGCTGCGCTTCTCCGTCATCGGTCTCAACCACGGCCACATCTACGGACAGGTCGAGGCGGTGACCCGCGGCGGCGGCGAACTGGTTTCGTTTTATGCCAAAGAACCGGACCTGAGCGCCGCCTTTCAGAAGCGGTATCCGAACGCCAAACTGGCCCGGAGCGAGCAGGAAATCCTGGAAGACAGCTCCATCAAGCTGATTCTGAGCGCCGCCATTCCCGACGAACGGGCACCGCTGGGCGTCCGGGTGATGAAGGCGGGCAAGGATTACATGGTCGATAAGCCCGGCATCACCTCGCTCGACCAGCTGGCGGAAGTGCGCCGGGTGCAGAAGCAGACGGGCCGCATTTATTCCATCATGTACAGCGAACGGCTGGAAAACAAGGCGACCGTCAAGGCGGGCGAGCTGGTCAAGGCCGGGGCCATCGGTAAGGTCATCCAGACCATCGGCCTCGGACCGCACCGCATGACGCCCAAATCACGCCCGGAGTGGTTCTTTGACAAACAGCGTTTCGGCGGCATCATCTGCGACATCGGCTCCCACCAGTTCGACCAGTTTCTGTATTTCACCGGCTCCACCAAAGCCGACATCGTGGCCTCGCAGGTCGGTAACGTACACCACCCGCAGTACCCGAAGTTCGAAGATTTCGGCGATGTGATGCTGCGCGGCAACGGCGGTACGGGCTACATCCGGGTTGACTGGTTCACGCCCGACGGCCTCAAAACCTGGGGCGACGGCCGACTGACCATCCTCGGCACCGACGGCTTTATGGAACTGCGCAAGTACATCGACCCGGCCGGGCGCGAAGGCGGCAGCCACCTGTTTGTCACCGACCATAAGGAAACCCGCTACATCGACTGCAAGGACGTGGTCATGCCCTACGGCGAACAGCTCGTCAACGACGTGCTGAACCGCACGGAAACGGCCATGTCGCAGGAACACTGTTTTCTGGCTACCGAACTGGCGCTGAAGGCCCAAAAACAGGCGCAGATGCTGTCGCTGAAGGTGTAG
- a CDS encoding Gfo/Idh/MocA family oxidoreductase has protein sequence MKNTSPNAQSRRQFLKTSAQGTLAAAVISGFPTIVPASVFGKNAPSNRINIGAIGTGRISRGHDMPGVWQYDNALIMSVCDVDSKRAEDAKKLVNGVYAKKTGKQDYDGVRVYTDYRELLNNKDVDAVLVSTPDHWHAPIVIDAVRAGKDVYMQKPASLTIAEGRMMADAVRKSGRIVQVGSQQRSSEQFRYAAELVRNGRIGQLKKVYVGLPGDPGGDEEPKMPVPSNLNYDMWLGTTPDVYYTEKRVHPQVGYDRPGWLRCEQFGAGMITGWGSHHIDCAHWAMNTELTGPVEIWGRADFPKSGLWDVHGIFKTEALYENGVHMIVTNEIANGIRFEGTEGWIFVSRGDGAVTSSDPVAKQNAAKKLDASDPKMLTSVIGPNEVHLTVSKEHHGNWLESIVSRKEPIAPAEIGHRSCSACLLHHAAMKLNRKLYWDPKKEQFKNDPEANALLSRPQRAPYAIKALASNKTR, from the coding sequence ATGAAAAATACCAGCCCAAACGCCCAGTCGCGACGCCAATTTCTGAAGACCAGCGCCCAGGGAACTCTGGCGGCCGCCGTCATCAGCGGCTTTCCGACGATTGTCCCCGCCTCCGTTTTTGGTAAAAATGCACCCAGCAACCGCATCAATATCGGAGCCATCGGCACCGGCCGCATTTCGCGGGGTCACGACATGCCCGGCGTCTGGCAGTACGACAACGCCCTGATTATGTCCGTCTGCGACGTAGACAGCAAGCGGGCCGAAGACGCCAAAAAGCTCGTCAACGGGGTTTATGCCAAGAAAACCGGCAAGCAGGATTACGACGGCGTGCGGGTCTACACGGACTACCGCGAGCTGCTCAATAACAAGGATGTGGACGCCGTGCTCGTCAGCACGCCCGACCACTGGCATGCGCCCATTGTCATCGACGCTGTTCGCGCCGGGAAGGACGTTTACATGCAGAAACCCGCTTCGCTGACCATCGCCGAGGGCCGGATGATGGCCGATGCCGTCCGGAAATCGGGGCGGATTGTGCAGGTGGGCAGCCAGCAGCGCTCGTCCGAACAGTTCCGGTACGCCGCCGAACTGGTCCGCAACGGCCGCATCGGTCAGCTCAAAAAAGTGTATGTCGGGCTGCCCGGCGACCCCGGCGGAGACGAGGAACCCAAGATGCCCGTTCCGTCCAACCTGAACTATGACATGTGGCTCGGCACGACGCCGGATGTGTATTATACCGAAAAACGGGTTCACCCGCAGGTGGGCTACGACCGTCCGGGCTGGCTGCGCTGCGAGCAGTTCGGGGCGGGCATGATCACGGGCTGGGGTTCCCACCATATCGACTGCGCCCACTGGGCCATGAACACCGAACTGACCGGCCCGGTCGAAATCTGGGGCCGCGCGGATTTTCCCAAATCGGGTTTGTGGGACGTACACGGCATTTTCAAAACCGAAGCTCTGTACGAAAACGGCGTCCACATGATTGTGACCAACGAAATTGCAAACGGCATCCGTTTTGAAGGCACGGAAGGCTGGATTTTTGTCTCGCGTGGGGATGGAGCCGTCACCTCCAGCGACCCCGTGGCGAAGCAGAACGCCGCCAAGAAGCTCGACGCCAGCGACCCGAAGATGCTGACCTCGGTCATCGGCCCGAACGAAGTCCACCTGACCGTCAGCAAGGAGCACCACGGCAACTGGCTCGAAAGCATCGTCAGCCGCAAGGAGCCGATTGCCCCGGCGGAGATCGGGCACCGTTCCTGCTCGGCCTGTCTGCTGCACCACGCCGCCATGAAACTGAACCGCAAGCTGTACTGGGACCCGAAAAAAGAGCAATTCAAAAACGACCCGGAAGCCAACGCCCTGCTGTCGCGGCCGCAGCGCGCGCCTTACGCGATCAAGGCGCTGGCCAGCAATAAAACCCGCTAA
- a CDS encoding uracil-DNA glycosylase family protein, with amino-acid sequence MNASELNERLQNVYQRYLEKTYALEWPEGVSAPLLMHVFEEYTTVPCKILVVGQETHRWGQMSTKPGVPELQSNYARFCLGKAANYGEGRKPRCLTSPFWNFSRALFYNFNNQANGITRKTNGFLWTNISKFDAHATTPSQELQEKNRAGFELLKTEIEIVRPDVVVFLTGTKYNHWLDELFNCERRAILDNNYLSQLVGITLADKPLMFQTMHPRTLVMNKRYHDVLTHLQSSCKELQP; translated from the coding sequence ATGAATGCTTCCGAACTAAATGAGCGCCTGCAGAACGTCTATCAGAGATATCTGGAGAAAACCTATGCGCTTGAATGGCCTGAAGGAGTGTCTGCTCCTTTGTTGATGCATGTTTTCGAAGAGTACACGACAGTGCCCTGCAAAATTCTGGTTGTGGGGCAGGAGACGCACCGGTGGGGTCAGATGAGTACTAAACCTGGCGTACCGGAACTGCAATCTAACTACGCCCGCTTTTGCCTGGGTAAAGCGGCAAACTACGGCGAAGGCCGGAAGCCGCGTTGCCTGACAAGCCCTTTCTGGAATTTTTCCCGCGCTCTTTTTTACAACTTTAATAACCAGGCAAACGGAATTACCCGAAAGACGAACGGATTCCTCTGGACCAACATCTCCAAGTTTGACGCCCACGCTACCACTCCGTCGCAGGAATTGCAGGAAAAGAATCGTGCAGGTTTTGAGCTTCTTAAAACCGAAATAGAAATTGTTAGGCCGGACGTCGTTGTATTCCTGACCGGAACCAAGTATAACCATTGGTTAGACGAGCTGTTTAACTGCGAGCGCCGTGCTATTCTGGATAATAACTACCTGAGCCAGCTTGTTGGAATAACATTGGCCGACAAGCCTTTAATGTTTCAGACAATGCATCCCCGGACGCTGGTTATGAACAAGCGTTACCACGATGTCTTAACACATCTTCAGAGTAGCTGTAAGGAGCTTCAACCGTAA
- a CDS encoding amidohydrolase family protein: MRLCLFLFFLCQLALAQQPVSNRGREIVFLSVNVVPMNMDRVLENQTVVVQNGKITALGAAGKVRYGRQALVIDAKGKYLTPGWAEMHAHVPPIDDIEPMKEVLMLYLANGITTIRGMLGHPKHLELRAKINSGDILGPHFYTTGPSFNGQTVRTAERGAEMVRQQKAAGYDYLKLHPGLTNETFPAIARTAKEVGIPFAGHVSFNVGVWRAIEAGYSSIDHLDGFVEAITPGIDTLVDQETGLFGSWIGYRADTAKIPRLMQALRDRNIRVVPTQALAERWLSPQSAEAFSGAPEMKYMKPGEVTNWVNAKNNYNANPNFSPERAEAFLQLRRKLLKACQQNGVEILLGSDAPQVFNVPGFSIHHEMKYMVDAGLTPYEVLRTGTVNVASYLGKPDWGILKVGNVSDLVLLSGNPLQDIGQTRNVEGVMIGEKWLSREFLTAELKKLEKQGK; this comes from the coding sequence ATGCGCCTCTGCCTGTTTTTATTTTTCCTCTGTCAGCTGGCTCTGGCCCAGCAGCCCGTCAGCAACCGCGGCCGGGAGATCGTCTTTCTGTCGGTCAACGTGGTGCCGATGAACATGGACCGGGTGCTCGAAAACCAGACGGTGGTGGTGCAGAATGGAAAAATTACGGCCCTGGGCGCGGCGGGGAAAGTCCGGTACGGCCGTCAGGCGCTGGTGATCGACGCTAAAGGCAAGTACCTCACGCCTGGCTGGGCCGAGATGCACGCCCACGTGCCGCCCATCGACGACATCGAACCGATGAAGGAGGTGCTGATGCTGTACCTTGCCAACGGCATTACGACCATCCGCGGGATGCTGGGCCATCCGAAACATCTTGAATTGCGCGCAAAGATTAATAGCGGAGATATCCTCGGGCCGCATTTCTACACCACCGGCCCTTCGTTCAACGGGCAGACCGTCCGGACGGCCGAGCGCGGTGCCGAGATGGTTCGCCAGCAGAAAGCGGCGGGCTACGACTACCTGAAACTGCATCCCGGCCTGACCAACGAAACCTTCCCGGCCATCGCCCGGACGGCCAAAGAGGTCGGCATTCCGTTTGCCGGGCACGTCTCGTTCAACGTCGGGGTGTGGCGGGCCATTGAGGCGGGCTACTCGTCCATCGACCACCTCGACGGCTTTGTGGAGGCCATTACGCCGGGCATCGACACGCTGGTGGACCAGGAGACGGGCCTGTTCGGGTCGTGGATTGGCTACCGGGCCGACACCGCGAAGATTCCCCGGCTGATGCAGGCGCTTCGGGACCGGAACATCCGCGTGGTGCCCACCCAGGCGCTGGCCGAACGCTGGCTTTCGCCCCAGTCGGCGGAGGCGTTTTCCGGCGCACCCGAAATGAAGTACATGAAACCCGGCGAGGTGACCAACTGGGTGAACGCTAAAAATAACTACAACGCCAACCCGAATTTTTCCCCGGAACGCGCCGAAGCCTTCCTCCAGCTTCGCCGCAAGCTTCTGAAAGCCTGCCAGCAGAACGGGGTCGAAATTCTGCTCGGCTCCGACGCGCCGCAGGTCTTCAACGTGCCGGGTTTTTCGATTCACCACGAGATGAAATACATGGTCGATGCGGGCCTGACGCCCTACGAGGTGCTGCGGACGGGCACGGTCAACGTGGCGTCTTACCTGGGGAAGCCGGACTGGGGCATCCTTAAAGTCGGAAACGTGTCGGATCTGGTGCTGCTGAGCGGCAATCCGCTGCAAGACATTGGGCAGACCCGGAACGTGGAAGGCGTGATGATCGGGGAGAAGTGGCTGTCCAGAGAATTTCTGACCGCCGAATTGAAGAAGCTGGAAAAACAGGGAAAATAA
- a CDS encoding putative oxidoreductase C-terminal domain-containing protein produces the protein MRRFLSVFCLMSVALTRPAEAQNKATVRLITLDPGHFHAALVQKSTLPGVSPEVRVYAPAGPDVQLHLGRIESYNKRSDSPTRWQETVYTGPDFLEKMLADSRATAPEGKAGNVVVLAGNNAKKTEYIRKAIGAGMNVLADKPMAINSRQFGELKDAFAEAARRKVLLYDIMTERFEITTMLQREFSRLPAVFGTLERGTPDNPAVTKESVHHFYKYVSGSVLQRPAWFMDVAQQGEGIVDVTTHLVDLVQWECFPNQVIDYNKDIRLTSARRWTTPMTRSQFRTITNQPDFPDYLKKDVTADSVLNVYANGEINYELRGVHAKVSVIWAFKAPEGAGDTHYSIMRGTKANLVIRQGAEQQYKPTLYIEPLAAGGAAYEQALATALKSVQRQFPGVDLKKLDKGWEVIIPEKYKEGHEAHFGRVAENYFTYLKAGKLPAWEVPNMLAKYYTTTKALELAKQSSGVAGKSSKSKP, from the coding sequence ATGAGACGATTTTTGTCCGTTTTTTGCCTGATGTCTGTTGCCCTGACCCGGCCGGCGGAAGCCCAGAACAAGGCCACCGTCCGGCTGATTACGCTTGACCCCGGCCACTTCCACGCGGCGCTGGTCCAGAAAAGTACGCTGCCCGGCGTGAGTCCCGAGGTACGCGTGTACGCCCCGGCGGGTCCGGATGTGCAGCTTCACCTGGGCCGCATTGAGTCTTACAACAAGCGTTCCGACAGCCCCACGCGCTGGCAGGAGACGGTGTACACCGGACCGGATTTTCTCGAAAAAATGCTGGCAGACAGCCGGGCTACGGCCCCGGAGGGCAAAGCCGGAAATGTAGTGGTGCTGGCGGGCAATAACGCCAAGAAAACCGAGTACATCCGGAAAGCCATCGGAGCGGGCATGAACGTGCTGGCCGACAAGCCGATGGCGATCAATTCCCGGCAGTTTGGCGAACTGAAAGACGCCTTTGCCGAAGCTGCCCGCCGCAAGGTGCTGCTCTATGACATCATGACGGAGCGGTTTGAGATCACGACCATGCTGCAACGGGAGTTTTCGCGGCTCCCGGCCGTCTTCGGGACACTGGAACGGGGTACCCCCGACAATCCGGCCGTGACGAAGGAAAGCGTTCACCATTTCTACAAATACGTCTCGGGCAGCGTGCTCCAGCGTCCGGCCTGGTTCATGGACGTGGCCCAGCAGGGCGAAGGCATTGTGGACGTGACCACCCACCTGGTTGACCTGGTGCAGTGGGAGTGCTTTCCGAATCAGGTGATTGATTACAACAAGGACATCCGCCTGACCAGCGCCCGCCGCTGGACGACCCCCATGACCCGCAGCCAGTTCCGAACCATTACCAACCAGCCGGACTTTCCGGATTATCTCAAAAAGGACGTAACCGCCGACAGCGTGCTGAACGTGTACGCCAACGGCGAGATTAACTACGAACTGCGGGGTGTACACGCCAAAGTGTCGGTCATCTGGGCGTTCAAGGCTCCGGAAGGCGCGGGCGATACGCATTATTCCATCATGCGGGGCACCAAAGCGAACCTGGTCATCCGGCAGGGCGCCGAGCAGCAGTACAAACCGACCCTCTACATCGAGCCCCTCGCGGCGGGCGGTGCGGCCTACGAACAGGCGCTGGCTACAGCCCTGAAAAGCGTGCAGCGGCAGTTTCCCGGCGTGGATTTGAAGAAGCTCGACAAAGGATGGGAAGTGATTATCCCGGAGAAATACAAGGAAGGCCACGAAGCCCACTTCGGGCGGGTGGCCGAAAACTATTTCACGTACCTCAAAGCGGGTAAACTGCCCGCCTGGGAAGTCCCCAACATGCTGGCCAAATATTATACCACTACGAAGGCGCTCGAACTGGCCAAACAGAGCAGCGGGGTTGCCGGAAAATCGTCTAAAAGCAAGCCGTAA
- a CDS encoding DEAD/DEAH box helicase: MNFKQATPIQEQAIPAILEGKDLIACAQTGTGKTAAYLLPLLDRIARSKHDHTSVLILVPTRELAKQIDEQVEGLSYFVSATSIAIYGGGKGSDWDQQKKGLSNGADIVIATPGRLIAQMQLGYNQFDNLDCLVLDEADKMLDMGFADDIMNIIRKLPVKRQTLLFSATMPNKIREFSKRILMDPQEIRLAVSKPAEGIDQQFYLAHDRQKLPILEHILQQTNVQSMVMFTSRKSEVNVLVRSLKKLGYDAKGISSDLEQDEREIVLREFKMKQFPILVATDVLSRGIDIDNLSHVVNYDIPRDAEDYIHRIGRTARAATTGTAITFVSGDELYRVAKIEKLLEREVEKRIITEELGLGPAPDPTVKRSGQHERGHKGGSGSSSGTNNNDRRRNGKRRSGSSRGQSGERSPQAQQAAPAPVEASAAPVAVTGEGGEAKKKSRSRRRRPRPKSSGAEVTA, encoded by the coding sequence ATGAATTTTAAGCAGGCCACACCCATCCAGGAACAGGCCATTCCGGCCATTCTCGAAGGAAAAGATCTGATCGCCTGCGCCCAGACCGGGACGGGCAAAACCGCAGCCTATCTGCTTCCGCTCCTCGACCGCATCGCCCGCTCGAAGCACGACCACACCAGCGTCCTGATTCTGGTGCCGACCCGCGAGCTGGCCAAGCAGATCGACGAACAGGTGGAAGGACTATCGTATTTCGTCAGCGCGACGAGCATCGCCATTTACGGCGGCGGCAAAGGCAGCGACTGGGACCAGCAGAAAAAAGGACTCAGCAACGGCGCAGACATCGTTATTGCTACGCCGGGACGCCTCATTGCCCAGATGCAGCTTGGCTACAACCAGTTCGACAACCTCGATTGTCTGGTGCTGGACGAAGCCGATAAGATGCTCGACATGGGTTTTGCCGACGACATCATGAACATCATCCGCAAACTGCCCGTCAAGCGGCAGACGCTGCTGTTCTCGGCGACCATGCCCAACAAAATCCGGGAGTTTTCGAAGCGTATTCTGATGGACCCGCAGGAAATCCGCCTCGCGGTTTCCAAGCCGGCGGAAGGCATCGACCAGCAGTTCTACCTGGCGCACGACCGTCAGAAACTGCCGATTCTGGAGCATATTTTACAGCAGACCAACGTGCAGAGCATGGTGATGTTTACTTCCCGGAAATCGGAGGTGAATGTTCTGGTGCGTTCGCTGAAAAAGCTGGGTTACGACGCCAAAGGCATTTCGTCGGACCTCGAACAGGATGAGCGCGAGATTGTTCTGCGCGAATTCAAGATGAAGCAGTTCCCGATTCTGGTCGCTACGGACGTGCTCTCGCGGGGAATCGACATCGACAACCTCTCGCACGTGGTGAACTACGACATCCCGCGCGATGCCGAGGATTATATCCACCGCATCGGCCGGACGGCCCGCGCCGCCACGACGGGTACGGCCATTACCTTTGTATCCGGCGACGAACTGTACCGCGTTGCCAAAATTGAAAAACTGCTCGAACGCGAAGTCGAAAAGCGCATCATCACCGAAGAACTCGGCCTTGGCCCCGCCCCCGATCCGACCGTGAAACGGTCCGGCCAGCACGAACGCGGGCATAAAGGCGGCTCCGGCAGCAGTTCCGGCACCAATAACAATGACCGTCGGCGCAACGGTAAACGGCGCAGCGGCAGCAGCCGGGGCCAGTCTGGCGAACGGTCGCCGCAGGCCCAGCAGGCCGCTCCGGCACCCGTAGAAGCTTCCGCCGCACCCGTTGCCGTCACCGGCGAAGGAGGCGAAGCCAAAAAGAAATCCCGCTCGCGCCGCCGTCGGCCCCGCCCGAAGTCCAGCGGAGCAGAAGTGACTGCGTAA
- a CDS encoding ThuA domain-containing protein: MKRFLTVLLTFLTLSTTLSQAGDGVNWKKVKVLVYTKNGKGYVHDNIPFAVQCIQQLGREHGFAVDVSDQPTVFTEANLRQYTLLIFPSTNNDVFDTDEQRLQFRRYIEAGGGFVGIHSVMGTERNWTWFKRMLGGTFAWHPKFQPLRLVALDPAHPSLEGLPKIWEKQDECYFGKELAPGPTVIMAHDLTSLNYSDADGDKIRANAGTFKDLYPAVWHYRYDGGYTWCTALGHDKKDYSEPTFVRHLFQGIRFVAGQVKKVDFSRAYATSRDEAVRWPALP; encoded by the coding sequence ATGAAGCGATTTCTGACCGTCCTCCTTACCTTCCTGACCCTCTCCACAACGCTTTCCCAGGCCGGAGACGGCGTAAACTGGAAGAAAGTGAAAGTGCTGGTGTACACCAAAAACGGCAAGGGTTACGTTCACGACAACATTCCGTTCGCGGTGCAGTGCATCCAGCAGCTTGGCAGAGAGCATGGGTTCGCCGTCGATGTGTCCGACCAGCCGACCGTTTTTACGGAAGCCAATCTGAGGCAGTACACGCTGCTGATTTTTCCGAGCACCAACAACGATGTGTTCGATACCGACGAGCAGCGGCTTCAGTTCCGGCGGTACATCGAGGCGGGTGGCGGCTTTGTGGGCATTCATTCCGTGATGGGCACCGAACGCAACTGGACCTGGTTCAAGCGGATGCTGGGCGGTACGTTTGCCTGGCATCCCAAATTTCAGCCGCTGCGTCTGGTCGCCCTCGACCCGGCTCACCCTTCGCTGGAGGGGCTGCCGAAAATCTGGGAAAAGCAGGACGAGTGCTATTTTGGCAAGGAACTGGCTCCCGGCCCGACGGTCATCATGGCCCACGACCTGACCTCACTCAACTACAGCGACGCCGATGGCGACAAGATTCGGGCCAATGCCGGAACCTTCAAAGACCTCTATCCGGCCGTCTGGCATTACCGCTACGATGGCGGCTATACCTGGTGTACGGCGCTCGGTCACGACAAGAAGGATTACAGCGAACCGACCTTCGTCCGTCACCTCTTTCAGGGCATCCGCTTTGTGGCGGGGCAGGTCAAAAAAGTGGACTTCAGCCGCGCCTACGCCACCAGCCGCGACGAAGCCGTCCGCTGGCCAGCCCTCCCGTGA